One Sinobacterium norvegicum genomic window carries:
- the radC gene encoding RadC family protein, with protein MAITDWPESERPRERLISYGAEALSDAELLAIFFRTGVKGMTAVELARGVLTNFGGLAAMLNAGKEEFCRAHGLGLAKYAQLQAVMELAKRYLGEELKREAVLTTTELTRDYLTLRLRDIPHEVFLVVFLDSQHRVITTEELFRGTINSASVYPREVIKRALHFNAAAIIFAHNHPSGVAEPSQADIALTKRLKSALEYLDINVLDHVVIGGCKAVSLAERGLV; from the coding sequence ATGGCGATTACAGATTGGCCTGAGAGCGAGAGGCCACGTGAGAGATTGATCAGTTACGGTGCTGAGGCGCTGTCTGATGCCGAGTTATTGGCAATATTTTTTAGAACGGGGGTCAAAGGAATGACGGCGGTGGAATTGGCGAGGGGGGTTCTCACTAATTTTGGTGGTCTGGCGGCTATGTTGAATGCCGGCAAGGAGGAATTTTGTCGGGCTCATGGCTTGGGGTTGGCGAAGTATGCACAATTACAGGCAGTGATGGAGCTTGCTAAGCGATACTTGGGAGAGGAGTTGAAGCGTGAGGCGGTGTTGACCACAACTGAGCTGACAAGAGACTATTTGACGTTAAGGTTGCGGGATATTCCACACGAGGTGTTTTTGGTGGTTTTCCTAGATAGTCAGCACCGAGTGATAACCACGGAAGAATTATTCAGGGGGACGATAAATTCAGCCAGTGTTTATCCCCGCGAGGTGATAAAAAGAGCGCTGCACTTCAATGCGGCAGCAATCATATTTGCGCATAATCATCCGTCGGGTGTTGCCGAGCCGAGCCAGGCGGATATTGCGCTGACGAAGCGCTTAAAATCGGCCCTGGAGTATCTTGATATAAATGTTTTAGATCATGTGGTTATAGGTGGTTGCAAGGCTGTTTCTCTGGCTGAAAGAGGACTTGTATAG
- the argB gene encoding acetylglutamate kinase: MSLDLKAASNIASVLTEALPYIQRFAGKTIVVKFGGNAMTDPQLNAQFARDIVLMKTVGINPIVVHGGGPQIGRLLDKLNIETRFVNGMRVTDSETMDVVEMVLGASVNKEIVNTINQHGGKAIGITGKDGSFIQARKLEVKHKTPDMQVPEIIDIGHVGEVSYINRNVIDTLIGGDFIPVIAPIGVGVDGASYNINADLVAGKIAEVMDAEKLMLLTNVSGLLDKEGDILTGLTTPQVDDLIADGTIYGGMLPKIQCALDAVKGGATAAHIVDGRVAHAVLLEIFTDDGVGTLITNRG, from the coding sequence ATGTCTTTAGATTTAAAAGCAGCGTCAAATATTGCCAGCGTTCTTACCGAAGCTTTGCCCTATATTCAGCGTTTTGCCGGCAAAACCATTGTTGTGAAGTTTGGTGGTAACGCCATGACAGACCCCCAACTAAACGCGCAATTTGCCCGAGACATTGTGCTGATGAAGACTGTTGGCATCAACCCCATTGTCGTTCACGGCGGCGGCCCACAAATTGGTCGTTTACTCGACAAGCTTAATATCGAGACTCGTTTTGTGAACGGCATGCGTGTAACCGACAGCGAGACTATGGATGTCGTTGAAATGGTACTCGGCGCCTCAGTGAACAAAGAGATTGTTAATACCATCAACCAACACGGCGGCAAGGCCATCGGGATTACCGGTAAAGACGGCAGCTTTATTCAAGCAAGAAAACTGGAGGTCAAGCATAAGACACCCGATATGCAGGTCCCTGAAATTATCGATATTGGCCATGTTGGCGAGGTCTCCTACATCAACCGTAATGTTATCGATACGCTAATTGGCGGTGATTTTATCCCCGTGATTGCCCCCATTGGCGTCGGCGTTGATGGCGCCTCATACAATATTAATGCCGACTTGGTTGCCGGTAAAATTGCTGAGGTGATGGACGCCGAAAAACTGATGCTATTGACCAATGTAAGCGGTTTGCTCGATAAGGAAGGTGACATTCTCACCGGCTTAACAACACCGCAAGTTGACGACCTGATAGCAGATGGCACTATTTATGGCGGCATGCTACCTAAAATCCAATGCGCACTCGACGCGGTAAAGGGCGGTGCCACTGCCGCTCATATCGTCGATGGTCGCGTCGCTCATGCAGTATTACTCGAAATATTTACCGACGATGGTGTGGGCACCCTCATTACCAACCGCGGTTAA
- a CDS encoding phosphomannomutase/phosphoglucomutase: MNNKKLAVSPFLAAVILTPAIIFAVTLFSFRFVDSNIISPYENQQLQLITDRLGERQIEQFDMIISALKNDLEHKAQSIVLTASNAESIEKMLQANSFQAIDTRILTVTNDIFDTNSRAQLLNNIEGDVGNTTIKGNNTVVDAYFHDEKNILLVSTPVTGSDGDIAGVILTRYSLKAITAELLSPNKNIIINLSYSGKNIANNGAISSDGYSRKSTSQTLPKLVIDSQLSSTAASALLLDRGLLQLLTVLVAALIAALSLVGYLIVGKLLKNQHREDVDALQKQLKIAARNNTGSSNTASKPKAVTPPASETATEVIPTPSAPAAEQEEPLEAMFDITEDSQPDDVIFRAYDIRGNADKQLQDSVVKQIGQAIGSAAQEQGEQSIAIASDGRLSSPRIKQALIDGLCSSGIDVVDIGELATPLLYFTTHNSAQTSGVMITGSHNPAADNGLKVVINQQALHSEQIAALQQRIIDGNYRQGTGELSSLAIEEQYIDFIASDIAIAQPLKLVIDCGNGIAGKTAPALFEALNCEVIPLYCEVDGNFPNHHPDPSNPDNLKELIASVKANEADLGIAFDGDGDRLGVVNHLGQIINADKLLMLFAQDVVSRNPGTDVVFDVKCTRHLNALISSYGGRPIMWKSGHSLIKDKMHSTGALLGGEFTGHFFFKERWFGFDDGLYSAARLVEILSTTDSSLDSLLTALPSPIGTAELIFPVAEEIKFTIIDQLINTGDFSGGKITTIDGVRVDFSDGWGLVRASNTGAALTMRFEGNSQESIERIQQLFKEQLLNIENSQNITF; encoded by the coding sequence ATGAATAATAAAAAACTAGCAGTTTCACCATTTCTTGCCGCCGTAATTTTAACGCCGGCGATTATTTTCGCCGTCACTCTATTCAGCTTTCGTTTCGTCGATAGCAATATCATTTCACCATACGAGAACCAGCAGTTACAGCTAATCACTGACCGCCTAGGAGAGAGGCAGATCGAGCAATTCGATATGATAATTTCCGCCCTCAAAAATGACCTGGAACACAAGGCGCAATCGATAGTACTCACAGCCAGTAATGCTGAGAGTATCGAGAAAATGCTACAGGCAAATAGTTTTCAGGCTATCGATACTCGTATTTTAACGGTCACTAACGATATCTTCGATACCAACAGCAGGGCACAGCTGCTGAATAATATTGAGGGGGATGTGGGCAACACCACCATCAAGGGTAACAACACCGTTGTCGATGCTTATTTTCACGACGAAAAAAACATACTCTTGGTTAGCACCCCTGTCACCGGCAGCGACGGTGATATCGCCGGTGTTATTCTCACCCGTTATAGCCTCAAGGCAATTACGGCAGAGCTGTTGTCACCGAATAAAAATATCATTATCAACCTAAGTTATTCGGGCAAAAACATTGCTAACAATGGGGCTATCTCCAGTGATGGCTATAGTCGAAAATCAACCTCTCAAACACTGCCCAAATTAGTTATCGACTCCCAATTGAGCTCAACTGCCGCCAGCGCACTATTACTCGATCGAGGACTGCTACAATTACTGACTGTTCTCGTTGCCGCATTGATTGCAGCCCTCAGCCTCGTAGGCTATTTAATCGTTGGTAAGCTATTGAAAAACCAGCACCGAGAAGACGTTGATGCATTGCAAAAACAACTGAAAATTGCGGCAAGAAACAACACCGGCAGTTCGAATACAGCAAGCAAGCCTAAGGCTGTCACCCCCCCTGCCAGTGAGACAGCGACTGAAGTGATACCCACCCCTAGCGCACCTGCGGCAGAGCAAGAAGAGCCACTGGAAGCGATGTTCGACATCACCGAAGATAGCCAGCCAGATGACGTTATATTCCGCGCTTACGACATCCGCGGCAACGCCGACAAGCAGCTGCAGGATTCGGTCGTTAAACAGATAGGCCAGGCCATCGGTTCCGCCGCGCAAGAACAAGGCGAACAAAGTATTGCAATTGCCAGTGACGGTCGTCTATCCAGCCCACGTATTAAGCAGGCATTAATCGATGGTCTCTGCAGCAGCGGCATTGATGTTGTCGATATTGGAGAACTGGCGACGCCACTACTTTATTTCACCACTCATAACTCAGCACAAACCAGTGGTGTCATGATTACCGGCAGCCACAACCCCGCTGCTGACAACGGCTTAAAGGTAGTCATCAACCAACAGGCATTACACAGCGAGCAGATTGCAGCCCTGCAGCAAAGAATTATCGATGGCAACTATCGGCAAGGTACGGGCGAGCTCAGCTCTCTGGCCATCGAAGAGCAGTATATCGACTTTATCGCCAGCGACATCGCCATTGCTCAACCACTTAAACTCGTTATTGACTGCGGCAATGGCATCGCAGGAAAAACAGCACCAGCCCTTTTTGAAGCCCTAAACTGTGAAGTCATCCCTTTGTACTGTGAGGTGGATGGCAACTTCCCCAACCATCATCCAGACCCAAGCAACCCCGATAATTTGAAAGAGCTTATCGCCAGCGTCAAAGCAAATGAGGCCGACCTAGGTATCGCCTTCGATGGTGATGGTGATCGCCTTGGCGTAGTCAACCATCTTGGCCAAATCATCAACGCAGACAAGCTGCTGATGCTATTCGCTCAGGATGTCGTCTCACGCAACCCTGGTACCGATGTCGTTTTTGATGTGAAATGTACCCGCCACCTCAACGCACTCATTAGCTCTTACGGCGGCCGCCCCATTATGTGGAAGAGTGGTCATTCGCTGATCAAAGATAAAATGCACAGCACCGGAGCCTTGCTCGGCGGGGAATTCACTGGTCACTTCTTCTTCAAAGAGCGATGGTTCGGCTTCGACGATGGCCTCTACAGCGCCGCCCGATTAGTGGAAATACTATCGACAACCGATAGCAGCTTAGATAGTTTACTAACCGCACTGCCCAGCCCTATCGGGACCGCAGAGTTGATTTTCCCCGTTGCCGAGGAAATTAAATTTACAATTATCGACCAGCTAATCAACACTGGGGATTTCAGTGGTGGTAAAATAACAACCATCGACGGCGTCCGTGTCGATTTCTCCGATGGCTGGGGACTGGTCAGAGCCTCAAATACAGGCGCTGCTCTTACCATGCGATTCGAAGGTAATAGCCAAGAAAGCATTGAGAGAATCCAACAATTATTTAAAGAACAATTACTTAATATTGAAAACAGTCAGAATATTACGTTCTAA
- the rpmB gene encoding 50S ribosomal protein L28, producing the protein MSKVCQVTGKRPVTGNNVSHAKNRTKRRFLPNLQSHRFWVESENRFVKLRISTKGMRVVDKKGIDAVLADLRARGEKV; encoded by the coding sequence ATGTCTAAAGTCTGTCAGGTTACTGGTAAACGTCCAGTAACAGGTAACAATGTTTCTCACGCAAAGAACCGCACCAAGCGTCGTTTTTTGCCAAATCTTCAATCTCACCGTTTTTGGGTTGAGTCTGAGAACCGTTTCGTAAAGTTGCGTATTTCTACTAAGGGAATGCGTGTTGTTGATAAAAAGGGTATCGATGCAGTTCTTGCTGATCTTCGTGCTCGTGGCGAAAAAGTCTA
- the slmA gene encoding nucleoid occlusion factor SlmA yields MTQAQKISRRQQILEALAHMLEASPGARITTAALAKQVGVSEAALYRHFPSKSKMFEALIEFIEETIFSRVKIIMEETSSAESRCESILSLLLAFTERNPGITRILTGDALTGENEKLHSRVIQFFDRLETQLKQILREAEMREGLRPTVTINTAANLLMSVADGRINQYVRSNFKRKPTEYWADQWPLIMQGFFKQTGR; encoded by the coding sequence ATGACCCAAGCACAAAAAATTTCACGCCGACAACAGATCCTTGAGGCGTTAGCGCACATGCTAGAGGCCAGCCCGGGCGCTCGCATTACCACTGCGGCACTGGCCAAGCAGGTTGGGGTCTCCGAGGCGGCGTTATATCGACACTTCCCCAGCAAATCGAAGATGTTTGAGGCGTTGATCGAGTTTATCGAAGAGACTATTTTCAGTCGCGTTAAAATCATCATGGAGGAAACTTCCAGTGCCGAGAGCCGCTGCGAGTCCATTCTCTCTCTGCTACTGGCTTTTACCGAGCGCAACCCAGGCATTACTCGAATATTAACTGGCGACGCCCTGACCGGTGAAAACGAAAAGCTACACTCTCGGGTGATTCAGTTCTTCGACCGACTAGAAACCCAACTAAAGCAAATTCTGCGTGAGGCAGAAATGCGCGAAGGCCTGAGACCGACAGTCACCATCAACACTGCGGCAAATCTGCTGATGTCGGTGGCTGACGGCCGCATCAACCAATACGTGCGAAGTAACTTTAAGCGCAAACCAACCGAATACTGGGCCGATCAGTGGCCGCTGATTATGCAGGGATTTTTCAAGCAAACAGGTCGCTAA
- the coaBC gene encoding bifunctional phosphopantothenoylcysteine decarboxylase/phosphopantothenate--cysteine ligase CoaBC has product MKQLTNKNILLGVTGGIAAYKSAELIRFFKRANANVRVVMTPAAQEFITPLTLQALSGNPVHTSLLDPEAEASMGHIELARWADIVVIAPATADIIAQFANGGAKSLLPTLVLATNAPIVLAPAMNQAMWHDQNTQRNILQLQQQGMLVAGPDQGEQACGDVGAGRMLEPSDIAYTVANCFESNALDGIRVVISAGPTREAIDPVRYISNHSSGKMGFAIANAAAEAGALTTIIAGPVNLATPENCQRIDVTSAQDMYQSAMQQIGQCDIFIATAAVADYRPATVAEQKIKKNDDTMSIQLTKNIDIVSAVASHSNRPFTVGFAAETQDVERYAKDKMQRKNLDMIVANDVANNNIGFNSDDNAVTIFCRDDDSMAIAQTSKQQLGRLLIAKIASQYKQ; this is encoded by the coding sequence ATGAAACAACTGACCAACAAGAATATCTTGCTCGGCGTCACCGGCGGCATTGCTGCCTACAAATCTGCCGAGCTTATCCGTTTTTTTAAACGAGCAAACGCCAATGTCCGCGTCGTCATGACCCCTGCAGCGCAGGAGTTTATCACGCCGTTAACGCTACAGGCGCTGTCTGGCAACCCCGTTCACACCAGTTTGTTAGACCCTGAAGCCGAAGCATCCATGGGACATATCGAGCTGGCTCGCTGGGCAGATATTGTTGTCATTGCACCGGCAACAGCAGACATCATCGCCCAATTTGCCAACGGTGGCGCCAAATCTCTTCTGCCGACACTCGTCCTAGCGACCAACGCCCCCATTGTCTTAGCCCCAGCGATGAACCAGGCAATGTGGCACGATCAAAATACACAGCGAAATATTCTACAGCTGCAGCAGCAGGGAATGCTAGTCGCAGGCCCAGACCAGGGCGAGCAAGCCTGTGGCGATGTCGGCGCTGGACGCATGCTGGAGCCCAGCGACATAGCTTACACCGTGGCAAATTGCTTCGAAAGCAATGCACTCGACGGCATTAGAGTCGTTATTTCTGCCGGTCCCACGCGTGAGGCCATTGACCCTGTTCGTTATATTAGTAACCACAGCTCAGGCAAAATGGGGTTCGCTATTGCCAATGCCGCAGCGGAGGCAGGCGCGCTGACAACGATTATTGCCGGCCCGGTCAATTTAGCTACCCCAGAAAACTGTCAGCGCATCGATGTCACCAGCGCACAAGACATGTACCAATCGGCAATGCAGCAAATCGGGCAGTGCGATATTTTTATTGCCACAGCCGCCGTCGCTGACTACCGACCGGCAACCGTGGCAGAGCAAAAAATCAAGAAAAATGACGACACAATGAGCATTCAACTAACTAAAAATATCGATATTGTCAGTGCTGTTGCCTCACATTCAAATCGACCTTTTACCGTTGGCTTTGCTGCCGAAACCCAAGATGTCGAGCGTTACGCCAAAGACAAAATGCAGCGCAAAAACCTAGATATGATTGTCGCCAATGACGTTGCCAACAATAATATTGGCTTCAACAGTGACGACAACGCGGTCACCATTTTTTGCCGCGACGACGACAGCATGGCAATCGCGCAAACATCCAAGCAACAGCTTGGCCGATTGTTGATTGCTAAAATCGCATCGCAATATAAGCAATAA